A DNA window from Citrobacter tructae contains the following coding sequences:
- the tssL gene encoding type VI secretion system protein TssL, short form has translation MRKDIDLDTLMADTWLTVAQLRHGAKAPDGQALYENCCAQVESVREALERAGYDSESITHISYAQCALLDEAVMNRRPEVAETASETEEPQQVVVDEGAKIWRAAPLQARYFGSLRAGGALYDRIAEVLRQPSPVPAVLTCYQRVLALGFQGQFSLSGVGQTQREEVLAVLNERVPPLETGVSLVVQKTGKRRYNLLRSVWFWIALAVVLTALAWAGGHLWLQDLLHQQLPELR, from the coding sequence ATGAGAAAGGATATCGATCTCGACACGCTGATGGCGGATACGTGGCTTACGGTTGCCCAGTTACGCCACGGCGCGAAAGCGCCGGATGGTCAGGCGCTGTATGAGAACTGCTGCGCGCAGGTCGAAAGCGTACGCGAAGCGCTGGAGCGAGCGGGCTACGACTCTGAAAGCATCACCCACATCTCCTACGCGCAGTGCGCACTGCTGGACGAGGCAGTGATGAACCGCAGGCCAGAAGTGGCAGAGACGGCCTCTGAGACGGAAGAACCCCAACAAGTGGTGGTCGATGAAGGCGCTAAAATCTGGCGCGCCGCACCGTTGCAGGCCCGTTACTTCGGTTCGCTTCGTGCCGGTGGTGCGCTGTATGACCGTATCGCGGAAGTGCTGCGTCAGCCTTCTCCGGTTCCGGCGGTACTGACCTGCTACCAGCGCGTGCTGGCTTTGGGTTTCCAGGGGCAGTTCAGTCTTTCTGGCGTGGGTCAGACTCAGCGTGAGGAAGTGCTTGCGGTCCTGAATGAGCGAGTTCCGCCGCTGGAAACCGGAGTGTCTCTGGTGGTGCAGAAAACCGGCAAACGCCGCTATAACCTTCTGCGTTCCGTGTGGTTCTGGATTGCTCTGGCCGTGGTGCTCACCGCGCTGGCTTGGGCGGGTGGTCATTTGTGGCTGCAGGATCTGCTGCACCAGCAACTTCCGGAGCTGCGCTGA
- the hcp gene encoding type VI secretion system effector Hcp, translating to MAIPVYLWLKDDGGADIKGSVDVKDREGSIEVVAQDHNLYIPTDNNTGKLTGTRIHTPFLFTKEIDSSSPYLYKAVTTGQTLKSAEFKWYRINDAGQEVEYFNTKLENVKLVKVAPKMHDIKDPAMEKHNHLEMIELRYEKITWTYKDGNIIHSDSWNERTTA from the coding sequence ATGGCAATTCCAGTTTATCTGTGGCTGAAAGATGACGGCGGTGCAGACATCAAAGGTTCTGTCGATGTGAAGGACCGCGAAGGCAGCATCGAAGTCGTTGCTCAGGATCACAACCTGTACATCCCGACCGACAACAACACCGGCAAGCTGACCGGCACCCGTATCCACACGCCGTTCCTGTTCACCAAGGAAATCGACTCCTCCAGCCCGTATCTGTACAAAGCGGTGACCACCGGTCAGACCCTGAAATCTGCGGAGTTCAAATGGTATCGCATCAATGACGCGGGTCAGGAAGTTGAGTATTTCAACACCAAACTGGAAAACGTGAAGCTGGTAAAAGTCGCGCCGAAAATGCACGACATCAAAGATCCTGCGATGGAAAAACACAACCATCTGGAAATGATCGAACTGCGTTACGAAAAAATCACCTGGACCTACAAAGACGGCAACATCATTCATTCCGATTCCTGGAATGAGCGCACTACTGCTTAG
- the tssC gene encoding type VI secretion system contractile sheath large subunit has product MLMSINNESLAQAGGATVEKTLPQSGVYASLFEKINLTPVSKLGELDGFQDNNIMAETSADARVTAAVQVFMQCLKKSGQTVEKLDKTLLDHHIAELDFQISRQLDEVMHNDAFQKVESVWRGLKHLVDKTDFRQNVKLEILDLSKEELRQDFEDSPEIIQSGLYKQTYIAEYDTPGGEPIGAVISAYEFDASPQDVALMRNLSKVSAAAHMPFIGSAGPKFFLKDSMEEVAAIKDIGNYFDRAEYIKWKSFRETDDSRYIGLVMPRVLGRLPYGPDTVPVRSFNYVEEVKGPDHDKYLWTNASFAFAANMVKSFINNGWCVQIRGPQAGGAVKDLPIHLYDLGTGNQVKIPSEVMIPETREFEFANLGFIPLSYYKNRDYACFFSANSPQKPALYDTADATANSRINARLPYIFLLSRIAHYLKLIQRENIGTTKDRRLLELELNTWVRGLVTEMTDPGDELQASHPLRDAKVLVEDIEDNPGFFRVKLYAVPHFQVEGMDVNLSLVSQMPKAKS; this is encoded by the coding sequence ATGCTTATGTCTATTAATAATGAATCCCTGGCTCAGGCGGGTGGCGCGACTGTGGAAAAAACACTGCCACAGAGCGGTGTTTACGCATCTCTGTTCGAGAAAATCAATTTAACGCCGGTGTCAAAACTCGGCGAGCTGGATGGTTTTCAGGACAATAACATCATGGCCGAAACCTCTGCAGACGCGCGCGTCACGGCGGCGGTACAGGTCTTCATGCAGTGCCTGAAAAAATCCGGTCAGACAGTCGAAAAACTGGATAAAACCCTGCTCGACCATCACATCGCTGAACTGGATTTCCAGATTAGTCGTCAGCTTGATGAAGTAATGCACAACGATGCGTTCCAGAAAGTGGAATCAGTCTGGCGCGGCCTGAAGCACCTGGTCGACAAAACCGACTTCCGCCAGAACGTGAAACTGGAAATCCTTGACCTCTCCAAAGAAGAGCTGCGTCAGGACTTCGAAGACTCCCCGGAAATCATCCAGAGCGGTCTGTACAAACAGACCTACATCGCAGAATACGACACCCCGGGTGGCGAGCCGATTGGTGCAGTGATCTCTGCCTACGAGTTCGATGCCAGCCCGCAAGATGTGGCGCTGATGCGTAACCTGTCTAAAGTCTCTGCCGCGGCGCACATGCCGTTTATCGGCTCTGCGGGTCCGAAATTCTTCCTGAAAGATTCCATGGAAGAAGTGGCCGCCATCAAAGATATCGGCAACTACTTCGATCGCGCCGAGTACATCAAGTGGAAATCCTTCCGCGAGACTGACGACTCCCGCTATATCGGTCTGGTGATGCCGCGCGTGCTGGGCCGTCTGCCATATGGCCCGGATACCGTACCGGTGCGCAGCTTCAACTACGTCGAAGAAGTAAAAGGCCCGGATCACGATAAATACCTGTGGACCAACGCGTCGTTCGCCTTCGCCGCCAACATGGTGAAAAGCTTCATCAACAACGGCTGGTGTGTGCAGATCCGCGGCCCGCAGGCCGGTGGCGCAGTAAAAGACCTGCCAATCCACCTGTACGATCTCGGTACCGGCAACCAGGTGAAAATCCCGTCAGAAGTGATGATCCCGGAAACCCGCGAATTTGAATTCGCCAACCTCGGTTTCATCCCGCTGTCGTATTACAAAAACCGCGATTACGCCTGCTTCTTCTCGGCGAACTCCCCCCAGAAACCGGCGCTGTATGACACGGCAGATGCGACCGCTAACAGCCGCATCAACGCCCGTCTGCCATACATCTTTCTGCTGTCCCGTATCGCGCACTATCTGAAGCTGATCCAGCGTGAAAACATCGGTACCACTAAGGACCGTCGTCTGCTGGAGCTGGAACTCAACACCTGGGTACGTGGTCTGGTCACTGAAATGACCGATCCGGGCGATGAGCTGCAGGCGTCTCACCCGCTGCGCGATGCGAAAGTGCTGGTGGAGGACATCGAAGATAACCCGGGCTTCTTCCGCGTGAAACTGTACGCGGTGCCGCACTTCCAGGTCGAAGGGATGGACGTCAACCTTTCACTGGTTTCCCAGATGCCGAAAGCCAAGTCGTAA
- the tssK gene encoding type VI secretion system baseplate subunit TssK, translated as MKIYRPLWNEGALLAPQQFQQQSEWDAFSRSGLSALTSPFPWGVERVELNDSLLTSGLLQTQVLRVWLPDGTLIDTQSSDLPPEPREIVAGGVGRSDSVTVYLALPVMQPGIANVKTEEVQAERPLRYREEWVTVADAFGQEEEPMAVARFNLAFRFDHENNDGWQTCAIARLLKDGHSGWRQDPDFIPPMAMFSASSLLRERLVLLNRQLRSRRQRLMSMRRESNDRMADFAVADVSLFWLLNALNTHARVLTEYERFPSRHPEQVWVELARLAGSMLTFSLDHDLDTIPGYDHSVPENTFPRLFELISELLEASLPSRVVAITMSRPDQQTWKAVLHDIRLREEADFYLSVRSNLPAWQVAEKFAEMAMAGTPDDVGLISGVAMEGIALIPLSRVPAALPVRLENQYFVLDMESKAAHDMLEQGVCMFYVPSLLGELELELFAVLRS; from the coding sequence ATGAAAATTTATCGTCCGTTATGGAACGAAGGGGCCTTGCTGGCCCCGCAACAGTTCCAGCAGCAGTCGGAATGGGATGCCTTTTCCCGTTCAGGGCTGTCGGCGTTAACCAGCCCGTTCCCGTGGGGCGTTGAGCGCGTTGAGCTGAACGATTCTCTGCTGACATCCGGGCTTCTTCAGACGCAGGTCCTGCGTGTGTGGCTGCCCGATGGCACGCTGATCGACACCCAAAGCAGCGATCTCCCGCCTGAACCACGCGAGATCGTGGCGGGTGGTGTAGGTCGTTCCGACAGCGTGACCGTGTATCTTGCTCTGCCGGTCATGCAACCGGGGATCGCCAATGTCAAGACCGAGGAAGTTCAGGCGGAACGCCCGCTTCGTTATCGTGAGGAGTGGGTGACGGTTGCCGACGCATTCGGTCAGGAAGAAGAGCCGATGGCGGTGGCCCGTTTTAATCTGGCCTTCCGCTTCGACCATGAAAACAACGATGGCTGGCAAACCTGCGCTATCGCCCGCTTGCTGAAAGATGGGCACAGCGGCTGGCGTCAGGATCCGGATTTCATCCCGCCGATGGCGATGTTCTCTGCGAGCTCTTTGCTGCGCGAACGACTGGTGCTGCTGAACCGTCAGCTGCGCTCGCGTCGCCAGCGCCTGATGTCGATGCGCAGAGAAAGCAATGATCGGATGGCCGATTTTGCCGTCGCTGACGTGTCGTTGTTCTGGCTGCTGAATGCGCTCAACACCCATGCCCGCGTGCTGACCGAATATGAACGTTTCCCGTCCCGCCATCCTGAACAGGTCTGGGTGGAACTGGCGCGTCTGGCGGGCAGTATGCTGACGTTTTCGCTGGATCATGACCTGGACACCATTCCTGGCTACGACCATTCTGTGCCGGAAAATACATTCCCGCGTCTGTTTGAGTTGATCAGCGAACTGCTGGAGGCCAGCCTGCCGTCACGTGTCGTGGCCATCACTATGAGCCGTCCGGATCAACAGACCTGGAAAGCGGTGCTGCACGATATTCGTCTGCGCGAAGAGGCCGATTTCTATCTCTCCGTTCGCTCGAATCTGCCTGCCTGGCAGGTGGCCGAGAAGTTTGCCGAAATGGCGATGGCAGGGACCCCGGACGATGTCGGTCTGATTTCTGGTGTCGCCATGGAAGGGATCGCGCTTATCCCGCTCAGCCGGGTTCCGGCGGCATTACCGGTGCGACTGGAAAACCAGTACTTCGTCCTCGATATGGAAAGCAAAGCGGCGCACGACATGCTGGAGCAGGGCGTTTGCATGTTCTACGTGCCTTCGCTGCTGGGTGAACTCGAACTTGAACTGTTTGCGGTGCTGCGCTCATGA
- a CDS encoding type VI secretion system Vgr family protein — MSDSVIALAKDKIDELLGMSRYRLDVHGCSHFLDVFSFKAEEQLSEPWHYTVKVTCSERDIASDTILLKPASFAFQVPLFNGMPATPIRTVYGVVETFQRLSTSADETYYTLKIVPRIALMKHTRRSEIYLNQSVPEVVEKILREHELEGADFEFRLSQSYPARELITQWRETDLEFVQRLLAEVGIFWRFEMDGRLEQDVVIFQDSPEQYQFGVKLPLIPPSRTSDNGQLSVWDIKTGHQVVSGSVANRDYNYREALTPQDSSTSVSTTDGITTGEVYHYAEPFLSEGDTQMPESGAYYARLRHERILNAQQAVLGKTSSPVLAPGEVLEPQGSLPANLKDGIVITGVKSSGSRKQSFKMTFTGIPYSEAVCYRPPLHNRPVIAGTLPARVESTEKGDTYAWLDSQGRYRTKLDFDRNSSEQGYAYLWLRMAKPYAGDNYGFHAPLIDGTEVSVMFDAGDPDRPYIAHAQHDSEHPDHVTDDNHTRNVLRTPANNKLRLEDKRQEEHIKLATEFGKTQLNIGHLVDAQREQRGTGFELRTDEFGAVRAARGVYLTADTQAKGQGQVLEMNPAVSQITQANSEMQALNGAAGQAKALTCDIQSQNNLLQSRLKDLQSAVVLASAPQGIALTSGEHLQLTSAKNTMVTAGQHVDIGAMKNVTISAEQSLGVFAHKAGAKVIANLGNVEVRAQHSTLEMSADQQFTVTSSKNEIIISTPKTLTLNGGGSYLKLSESGIEHGTNGDFITKAARYQVPMVAANMQSNPPVFDKTTLELQPSESDGIMSR; from the coding sequence ATGAGTGATTCAGTCATTGCTCTTGCGAAGGATAAAATCGACGAACTTCTGGGGATGTCCCGCTATAGACTGGACGTTCACGGGTGTTCGCATTTCCTGGATGTTTTTAGCTTCAAAGCGGAAGAACAGCTCAGCGAACCCTGGCACTACACCGTCAAAGTGACCTGTAGCGAACGTGATATTGCCAGCGACACGATATTGCTTAAACCGGCGTCGTTTGCGTTTCAGGTTCCGTTATTTAACGGCATGCCTGCCACCCCCATCCGTACCGTTTATGGTGTGGTTGAGACATTCCAGCGTCTCTCAACGTCTGCCGATGAAACGTATTACACGCTGAAAATAGTGCCGCGCATCGCCCTGATGAAGCACACCAGACGCAGCGAGATATACCTCAATCAGTCCGTCCCGGAAGTGGTGGAGAAGATCCTTCGCGAGCATGAACTGGAAGGGGCGGATTTTGAGTTTCGCCTGTCGCAATCTTACCCGGCACGCGAACTGATTACTCAGTGGCGCGAAACCGACCTCGAATTCGTGCAGCGCCTTCTTGCTGAAGTGGGTATCTTCTGGCGTTTCGAGATGGACGGTCGCCTCGAGCAGGATGTGGTGATTTTCCAGGACAGCCCGGAGCAGTATCAGTTTGGCGTGAAGCTGCCGTTGATCCCGCCATCACGCACCAGCGATAACGGCCAGCTCAGCGTCTGGGATATTAAAACCGGCCATCAGGTGGTTTCAGGAAGCGTTGCCAACCGTGATTACAACTATCGCGAGGCACTGACGCCGCAGGACAGTTCCACGTCTGTCAGCACGACGGACGGCATCACCACGGGCGAGGTGTATCACTACGCAGAGCCTTTCCTGAGCGAAGGGGATACCCAGATGCCGGAGAGCGGAGCCTACTACGCTCGCCTGCGTCATGAACGTATTCTGAACGCGCAGCAGGCAGTCTTGGGTAAAACAAGCAGCCCGGTGCTGGCTCCGGGTGAGGTGCTTGAACCGCAAGGCTCGCTTCCCGCCAACCTGAAAGACGGGATCGTCATCACTGGCGTGAAGAGCAGTGGTTCGCGTAAACAAAGTTTTAAGATGACCTTTACCGGGATCCCATACAGCGAAGCCGTGTGCTATCGCCCGCCGCTGCACAATCGCCCGGTGATCGCCGGAACGCTCCCGGCACGTGTCGAAAGTACTGAAAAAGGCGATACCTATGCTTGGCTTGATAGCCAGGGCCGCTATCGCACAAAGCTGGATTTCGACCGCAACAGCAGCGAGCAGGGTTATGCCTATCTGTGGCTGCGGATGGCGAAGCCGTATGCCGGTGACAATTACGGCTTCCATGCGCCGCTGATCGACGGCACCGAAGTGTCAGTGATGTTTGATGCGGGTGACCCAGACCGTCCGTATATCGCCCATGCCCAGCATGATTCAGAACATCCGGATCACGTCACTGACGATAACCACACGCGCAACGTCCTGCGAACGCCCGCGAACAACAAACTCCGCCTGGAAGATAAGCGCCAGGAAGAGCACATCAAGCTGGCGACTGAGTTCGGCAAAACGCAGCTCAATATCGGCCATCTGGTCGATGCCCAACGCGAACAGCGCGGTACGGGTTTTGAACTGCGTACCGACGAGTTTGGGGCGGTGCGTGCTGCCCGCGGTGTGTACCTGACCGCAGATACCCAGGCCAAAGGCCAGGGACAAGTGCTGGAGATGAACCCGGCGGTCAGCCAGATAACCCAGGCTAACAGCGAGATGCAGGCGCTGAATGGCGCAGCCGGACAGGCCAAAGCGCTGACCTGTGATATCCAGTCGCAAAACAACCTGCTGCAAAGCCGCCTGAAGGATTTGCAGTCCGCCGTGGTACTGGCTTCTGCCCCGCAGGGTATCGCATTGACCTCCGGTGAGCACCTTCAACTGACCAGTGCAAAAAACACCATGGTCACCGCCGGGCAGCATGTTGATATCGGGGCGATGAAAAATGTCACGATAAGTGCTGAGCAGTCTCTGGGGGTGTTTGCGCATAAAGCGGGCGCGAAAGTCATCGCGAACCTCGGGAATGTCGAAGTGCGCGCCCAGCACAGCACGCTGGAAATGAGCGCCGACCAGCAGTTCACGGTCACCAGTAGCAAGAATGAAATCATCATCAGTACGCCGAAAACGTTGACGCTGAATGGCGGTGGTTCGTATCTGAAGCTGAGTGAGAGCGGGATCGAGCATGGGACGAACGGGGATTTTATTACCAAAGCGGCGCGCTATCAGGTGCCAATGGTGGCAGCGAATATGCAGAGCAATCCGCCTGTGTTCGATAAAACCACTCTTGAACTGCAGCCATCTGAGTCAGATGGGATAATGTCACGCTAA
- the tssH gene encoding type VI secretion system ATPase TssH yields the protein MENSAVLLRRLNPYCARALEGAASLCQTRAHAEILPEHWLLKLLEQGEGDLTVLARRYEWDMDGMWQALLGWLDQLPRSVRSRPTLSDALNTLLKQAWMAASLQGEEQIRSQHLLIALTESPKLIRCDGLWPLLTLGQSQLERLRPLLDAQSDERAEVQQEEELAQTHGGEVEFVGRPVGAEVKEGELSPALQNALDKFTLDVTAKAKEGKIDPVFGRDTEIRQMVDILSRRRKNNPILVGEPGVGKTALVEGLALRIAEGNVPESLKPVILRTLDLGLLQAGAGVKGEFEQRLKNVIDAVQQSPVPVLLFIDEAHTIIGAGNQAGGADAANLLKPALARGELRTIAATTWSEYKQYFERDAALERRFQMVKVDEPDDDTACLMLRGLKSRYAGHHNVHINDDAVRAAVTLSRRYLTGRQLPDKAVDLLDTAAARVRMSLDTVPEPLTRIRAQLTSLAMEKQALLEDLAVGHTAHGERLAVIEQEEVCLIVELDERETQYGAELKLTEQLLETRQDISRQSETHALQQALNGMQHNNPLLAVDVDVRTVATVIADWTGVPLSSLMKDEQTELLSLENEIGRRVVGQDVALAAIARRLRASKTGLTSENGPQGVFLLVGPSGTGKTETALTLADVMYGGEKSLITINLSEYQEPHTVSQLKGSPPGYVGYGQGGILTEAVRKRPYSVVLLDEVEKAHRDVMNLFYQVFDRGFMRDGEGREIDFRNTVILMTSNLGSDHLMQLLDEQPDATEADQHELLRPILRDHFQPALLARFQTVIYRPLAETAMRTIVEMKLGQVRKRLHRHYGLTTHIESSLYDALTSACLLPDTGARNVDSLLNQQILPVLSQQLLSHMAAKQKPVLLTMEWSEEEGIRLGFDARPVEGANDE from the coding sequence ATGGAAAACTCAGCCGTCCTGTTACGTCGCCTTAACCCTTACTGCGCCCGCGCGCTGGAAGGGGCCGCCTCACTGTGCCAGACCCGCGCCCACGCTGAAATCCTGCCCGAGCACTGGCTGCTGAAACTGCTGGAGCAGGGTGAAGGCGACCTCACCGTGCTGGCGCGCCGCTACGAGTGGGATATGGACGGGATGTGGCAGGCGCTGCTGGGCTGGCTGGATCAGCTTCCGCGCTCGGTGCGCAGTCGTCCGACGCTCTCCGACGCTCTCAACACGCTGCTGAAACAGGCGTGGATGGCCGCCTCCTTGCAGGGCGAGGAACAAATCCGCAGCCAGCATCTGCTGATTGCCCTGACCGAAAGCCCGAAACTGATCCGCTGCGACGGCCTGTGGCCGCTGCTGACGCTGGGCCAGAGCCAGCTCGAACGCCTGCGTCCGCTGCTGGATGCGCAGTCCGACGAGCGTGCGGAAGTCCAGCAGGAAGAAGAGCTGGCGCAGACGCACGGCGGTGAAGTGGAATTTGTGGGCCGTCCGGTGGGCGCGGAAGTGAAAGAGGGAGAGCTGTCGCCGGCGCTCCAGAATGCGCTGGATAAATTCACGCTGGATGTCACCGCCAAAGCGAAAGAGGGCAAAATCGACCCGGTGTTTGGCCGCGACACGGAAATCCGCCAGATGGTGGACATCCTCTCCCGCCGTCGTAAAAACAACCCGATCCTGGTCGGTGAGCCGGGCGTCGGGAAAACCGCGCTGGTGGAAGGGCTGGCGCTGCGTATTGCCGAAGGCAACGTCCCGGAATCACTCAAACCGGTGATCCTCCGCACCCTCGATCTCGGCCTGTTGCAGGCGGGCGCGGGCGTGAAGGGCGAATTCGAGCAGCGCCTGAAAAATGTGATTGATGCCGTCCAGCAGTCTCCGGTGCCAGTTTTACTGTTCATCGATGAAGCGCACACCATCATCGGCGCGGGCAACCAGGCGGGCGGCGCGGATGCCGCCAACCTGCTGAAACCGGCCCTCGCGCGTGGCGAACTGCGCACCATCGCCGCCACCACCTGGTCTGAGTACAAACAGTATTTCGAGCGCGACGCCGCGCTGGAGCGTCGCTTCCAGATGGTGAAAGTGGACGAGCCGGACGACGACACCGCCTGCCTGATGCTGCGTGGCCTCAAATCCCGCTACGCCGGACACCACAACGTGCACATCAATGACGACGCGGTTCGCGCCGCGGTGACGCTCTCCCGCCGTTACCTGACGGGCCGCCAGCTGCCGGACAAAGCGGTCGATCTGCTCGACACCGCCGCTGCCCGGGTGCGCATGAGCCTCGACACCGTGCCGGAGCCGCTGACCCGCATCCGTGCGCAGCTCACGTCTCTGGCGATGGAGAAACAGGCGCTGCTGGAAGATCTGGCAGTGGGGCACACCGCGCACGGCGAGCGTCTGGCGGTAATTGAGCAGGAAGAAGTGTGCCTGATTGTCGAACTCGACGAACGGGAAACCCAGTACGGCGCAGAGCTGAAACTCACCGAACAGTTGCTGGAGACCCGCCAGGACATCTCCCGCCAGAGCGAAACCCACGCCCTGCAACAGGCACTCAACGGGATGCAGCACAACAATCCGCTGTTGGCCGTCGACGTGGATGTGCGCACCGTCGCCACCGTCATTGCCGACTGGACCGGCGTGCCGCTCTCGTCCCTGATGAAAGACGAGCAGACCGAACTGCTGAGTCTGGAAAATGAAATCGGCAGGCGCGTAGTCGGCCAGGACGTGGCGCTGGCCGCCATCGCCCGGCGCCTGCGCGCCTCCAAAACCGGCCTGACGTCCGAGAACGGTCCTCAGGGCGTGTTCCTGCTGGTCGGCCCGAGCGGCACCGGCAAAACCGAGACTGCTCTGACGCTGGCGGACGTGATGTACGGCGGGGAAAAATCCCTGATTACCATCAACCTCTCCGAATACCAGGAGCCGCACACGGTTTCTCAGTTGAAGGGTTCGCCTCCGGGCTACGTCGGTTACGGCCAGGGCGGCATTCTGACCGAAGCCGTGCGCAAACGTCCGTACAGCGTGGTCCTGCTCGATGAAGTCGAAAAGGCGCACCGGGACGTAATGAATCTGTTCTACCAGGTGTTTGACCGCGGCTTTATGCGCGACGGCGAAGGGCGCGAGATCGATTTTCGCAACACGGTGATCCTGATGACGTCCAACCTCGGGAGCGATCACCTGATGCAGTTGCTGGACGAACAGCCGGACGCGACCGAAGCGGATCAGCACGAACTGCTACGTCCGATCCTGCGCGATCATTTCCAGCCCGCGCTGCTGGCCCGCTTCCAGACGGTGATCTATCGCCCGCTGGCGGAAACGGCGATGCGCACCATCGTCGAGATGAAACTTGGCCAGGTGAGAAAGCGCCTGCACCGTCACTACGGGCTGACCACACATATCGAATCGAGTTTGTACGATGCGCTCACCTCTGCTTGTCTGCTGCCGGACACCGGGGCGCGCAACGTCGACAGCCTGCTGAATCAGCAGATTTTGCCGGTGCTGAGCCAGCAGCTGCTGAGCCATATGGCGGCGAAGCAGAAACCGGTTTTGCTGACTATGGAATGGAGTGAGGAAGAGGGGATTAGGCTGGGGTTTGACGCCAGACCTGTAGAGGGAGCGAATGATGAGTGA
- a CDS encoding OmpA family protein has protein sequence MRRSALLRAAFPVLICLAAVLWLVWGFLNTSGPLKSMLTLVAMMVAGLLARRSYLRQRPVGSQTEDGIYPPEGFTGPVLLVCGDTEGSFFAESACRTTAQGCYLNVGAVEHLSKFADRLLARESRMAGQLVVMFRCLPDLHEDEGVLRASLKSLRQQVKQLKGVSGYTPPVVLTGEFSGPEAPWIVVRGKTSLVCPTDEPAMLLDDWRQSAENVTRLPYLSHAMTMLQQVVMDELSKADRLCPAVTPFAVAVRSGAVKSLPEAVWPQWLFRHSKLLPPVVTASYPALWHFPDPLLPLLAPYAMPLQGGKTGRRVVIVLLLCALFAISLSVLNNQSLIGRIGSDLQRWYAIPMTHYAPKAQSLQALQQDALLLERWQRQGTPQRYDLGLYPGERLWLSVQQAIDTYVPPPPPPKPKVLPTIVRLDSMSLFDSGKYALKPGSTKLLVNSLVGIKAKPGWLIVVAGHTDNTGNPGLNQTLSRERAEAVRDWMRDTGDVPESCFAVQGYGESRPVATNDTPEGRALNRRVEISLVPQANACQLPGNPQTPSQDDDVAQNKMEK, from the coding sequence ATGCGACGATCTGCCCTGTTAAGAGCCGCTTTTCCGGTGCTGATTTGCCTCGCGGCGGTGCTCTGGCTGGTCTGGGGATTTCTGAATACCTCCGGACCGCTGAAAAGTATGCTGACGCTGGTGGCAATGATGGTGGCCGGGCTACTGGCGCGTCGGAGTTACCTGCGCCAGCGCCCGGTGGGCAGCCAGACCGAAGACGGGATTTATCCGCCGGAAGGATTTACCGGACCGGTGTTGCTGGTCTGTGGCGATACCGAGGGCTCGTTCTTCGCGGAAAGCGCCTGCAGAACAACGGCACAGGGCTGTTATCTGAACGTGGGCGCCGTTGAGCACCTGAGTAAGTTTGCTGACCGTCTTCTGGCTCGCGAGTCGCGGATGGCCGGGCAACTGGTGGTGATGTTCCGCTGCTTGCCCGATCTTCACGAAGACGAAGGGGTGCTCCGCGCCTCGCTGAAAAGCCTGCGCCAGCAGGTTAAACAGCTGAAAGGCGTGTCGGGCTATACGCCGCCGGTGGTGCTGACGGGCGAGTTTTCTGGCCCGGAGGCCCCGTGGATTGTCGTGCGCGGCAAAACGTCACTGGTCTGCCCGACCGATGAGCCAGCCATGCTGCTCGACGACTGGCGTCAGAGTGCTGAAAACGTGACCCGGCTGCCATATTTGTCCCACGCGATGACGATGTTGCAACAGGTGGTGATGGATGAACTGAGCAAAGCCGACCGGCTGTGCCCGGCCGTCACCCCTTTCGCCGTGGCTGTGCGCAGTGGGGCGGTGAAATCCCTGCCAGAGGCCGTCTGGCCGCAGTGGCTGTTCCGTCATTCGAAGCTGTTACCTCCGGTTGTCACGGCTTCTTATCCCGCGCTGTGGCATTTCCCTGACCCTCTTTTGCCTCTGCTGGCTCCGTATGCCATGCCGTTGCAGGGAGGAAAAACCGGACGCCGCGTGGTGATCGTGCTGCTGCTTTGCGCACTCTTCGCAATTAGCCTGTCTGTGCTGAATAACCAGTCGCTGATTGGGCGCATAGGTTCTGATTTGCAGCGCTGGTACGCCATTCCGATGACGCACTACGCGCCGAAAGCACAGTCCTTACAGGCTCTGCAACAGGATGCACTGCTGCTGGAGCGCTGGCAGCGTCAGGGTACGCCGCAACGTTATGATCTGGGTTTGTACCCGGGTGAGCGTCTGTGGCTGAGCGTTCAGCAGGCGATTGATACCTACGTGCCGCCTCCGCCGCCGCCAAAACCGAAAGTGCTCCCGACCATTGTCCGCCTCGACAGCATGTCCCTGTTCGATTCCGGCAAATACGCGCTCAAACCCGGCTCCACCAAACTGCTGGTGAACTCTCTGGTGGGCATCAAAGCCAAACCAGGCTGGCTGATCGTGGTCGCAGGGCACACCGATAACACCGGCAATCCTGGACTTAACCAGACGCTCTCCCGGGAACGCGCGGAAGCGGTGCGCGACTGGATGCGTGACACCGGCGACGTGCCGGAAAGCTGTTTTGCAGTCCAGGGCTATGGCGAAAGCCGCCCTGTCGCAACCAATGACACGCCGGAAGGCCGTGCGCTCAACCGTCGTGTCGAAATCAGTCTGGTGCCTCAGGCCAACGCCTGTCAGTTACCGGGCAACCCCCAGACGCCATCGCAGGATGATGACGTCGCTCAAAACAAAATGGAGAAGTAA